Proteins co-encoded in one Centroberyx gerrardi isolate f3 chromosome 18, fCenGer3.hap1.cur.20231027, whole genome shotgun sequence genomic window:
- the taf1a gene encoding TATA box-binding protein-associated factor RNA polymerase I subunit A: protein MDDLETEFRPPEEFGQDDSSDSNSTKGTTKSKLPLAEPIFTETPRETGFHKSTRICLQRIREAMLHHRWQEAAEYMSSYPQMLEDTTGGTSQHLREIIWRIGTEILHQHPNSKMDDYNNIYERMKHSGVKHYLMISLEHSFHLLVNGQIEDAKRQLSIAESWRYGKQSAGQSQRIKLVQAYRSLLDYVIWCDKKFTHCNSDDPDAGDNQEMHSYFRQSSVNLKEILKNPGIWDPFILSYTDMLEFYEDHEEALKVLNDYAYDNTFPPNPNAHVYLYQYLKRHDAPEKKLIKVLKILHALVPSHELMLEYCSLLLQSEKEGDIQKALGVTLDMLDYACWKSNLDVWNCLKTIIHKLKLQNGGDWKDIVSEKMAARKDWWPALHFTSFHASKDSEENPELMEVKASLTTVLCPDQVLNYTAGKAISGEWT from the exons ATGGATGACTTGGAAACAGAGTTCAGGCCCCCTGAAGAGTTTGGTCAAGATGATTCCTCAGACAGTAACTCTACAAAGGGAACAACAAAGTCAAAGCTACCTCTGGCAGAACCCATATTTACAG AGACACCTAGGGAAACTGGGTTTCATAAGAGCACAAGGATTTGTTTGCAGCGGATCAGAGAAGCCATGTTGCATCATAGATGGCAAGAGGCAGCAGAATATATGTCCAGTTACCCCCAGATGTTAGAGGACACAACTGGAGGCACATCACAGCATCTTAGAGAG ATTATTTGGAGAATCGGCACCGAGATCCTACACCAACATCCCAACTCAAAGATGGACGACTATAACAACATCTATGAACGAATGAAACACTCAGGAGTTAAGCATTACCTGATG ATCTCTCTGGAACATTCTTTCCACCTGCTGGTGAATGGCCAGATTGAGGATGCAAAGCGCCAGCTGTCTATTGCTGAAAGTTGGAGGTATGGGAAGCAGTCGGCAGGACAGTCTCAGAGGATTAAACTGGTCCAGGCCTACAGGAGTTTGCTGGATTACGTCATCTGGTGTGACAAAAAGTTCACACACTGCAACAGTG ATGATCCTGATGCCGGTGACAACCAAGAGATGCACAGCTACTTCAGACAGTCCTCGGTGAACCTGAAGGAGATATTGAAAAATCCAGGCATCTGGGATCCCTTCATActcagttacactgat ATGCTGGAATTCTATGAGGATCATGAGGAGGCTTTGAAAGTCCTGAATGACTACGCATATGACAACACTTTCCCCCCAAATCCCAATGCGCATGTCTACCTGTACCAGTACTTAAAGAGGCACGACGCTCCGGAGAAGAAATTGATAAAAGTGTTGAAG ATCCTCCATGCATTAGTCCCAAGTCACGAGTTGATGCTGGAATACTGCTCTCTACTGCTTCAGTCAG AAAAAGAAGGTGATATTCAGAAGGCTTTAGGAGTCACTCTAGATATGCTGGACTACGCCTGTTGGAAGAGCAACTTGGACGTGTGGAACTGTTTGAAGACCATTATTCACAAATTAAAGCTTCA AAATGGAGGAGATTGGAAGGACATTGTCTCTGAAAAAATGGCAGCAAGGAAAGACTGGTGGCCTGCGCTGCACTTCACAAGCTTCCATGCCAGTAAAGACTCTGAGGAGAACCCGGAGTTGATGGAAGTGAAGGCGTCACTGACAACAGTCCTTTGTCCAG ACCAAGTTCTTAACTACACTGCTGGAAAGGCTATCAGTGGAGAGTGGACTTAA